Proteins from a genomic interval of Corvus hawaiiensis isolate bCorHaw1 chromosome 36, bCorHaw1.pri.cur, whole genome shotgun sequence:
- the CAMK2B gene encoding calcium/calmodulin-dependent protein kinase type II subunit beta isoform X6, which translates to MATTVPCTRFTDEYQLYEEIGKGAFSVVRRCVKLCTGHEYAAKIINTKKLSARDHQKLEREARICRLLKHSNIVRLHDSISEEGFHYLVFDLVTGGELFEDIVAREYYSEADASHCIQQILEAVLHCHQMGVVHRDLKPENLLLASKCKGAAVKLADFGLAIEVQGDQQAWFGFAGTPGYLSPEVLRKEAYGKPVDIWACGVILYILLVGYPPFWDEDQHKLYQQIKAGAYDFPSPEWDTVTPEAKNLINQMLTINPAKRITAHEALKHPWVCQRSTVASMMHRQETVECLKKFNARRKLKGAILTTMLATRNFSAKSLLNKKADGVKPQTNSTKGSAGVTSPKGTLPPTALEPQTTVIHNPADGAKESSDSTNTTIEDEDTKARKQEIIKITEQLIEAVNNGDFEAYAKICDPGLTSFEPEALGNLVEGMDFHRFYFENLLSKNNKPIHTTILNPHVHVIGEDAACIAYIRLTQYIDAQGRPRTSQSEETRVWHRRDGKWQNVHFHGSGAPVAPLQ; encoded by the exons ATGGCCACCACCGTGCCCTGCACCCGTTTCACCGACGAGTACCAGCTCTACGAGGAGATCGGCAA GGGGGCTTTCTCGGTGGTCCGGCGCTGTGTCAAGCTCTGCACTGGCCATGAGTACGCTGCCAAGATCATCAACACCAAAAAGCTCTCAGCCAGAG ACCACCAGAAGCTGGAGCGTGAGGCGCGTATCTGCCGGCTGCTCAAGCACTCCAACATCG TGCGGCTCCACGACAGCATCTCCGAGGAGGGATTCCATTACCTCGTCTTTGACCT GGTGACGGGTGGTGAGCTCTTTGAGGACATCGTGGCGCGGGAGTACTACAGTGAGGCTGATGCCAG CCACTGCATCCAGCAGATCTTGGAGGCTGTCCTGCACTGTCACCAGATGGGGGTGGTCCACAGGGACCTCAAG CCGGAGAACCTGCTCCTGGCCAGCAAGTGCAAAGGGGCGGCGGTGAAGCTGGCGGACTTCGGCCTCGCCATCGAGGTGCAGGGGGATCAGCAGGCCTGGTTCG gatTTGCGGGCACACCCGGCTACCTGTCCCCTGAGGTCCTGCGCAAAGAGGCCTATGGCAAACCCGTGGACATCTGGGCATGTG GGGTCATCCTGTACATCCTGCTGGTGGGCTACCCGCCGTTCTGGGACGAGGACCAGCACAAACTCTACCAACAAATCAAGGCCGGGGCCTACGAT TTCCCTTCACCTGAGTGGGACACGGTCACCCCCGAAGCGAAAAACCTCATCAATCAGATGCTGACCATCAACCCTGCCAAGCGCATCACAGCCCACGAGGCCCTCAAGCACCCGTGGGTCTGC CAACGTTCTACCGTGGCCTCCATGATGCACAGGCAGGAGACAGTGGAGTGCTTGAAAAAGTTCAATGCCCGGAGGAAGCTCAAG GGTGCCATCCTCACCACCATGTTGGCCACCAGGAACTTCTCAG CTAAGAGCTTACTGAACAAGAAGGCGGACGGTGTGAAG ccccagacCAACAGCACCAAAGGCAGTGCCGGCGTCACCAGCCCCAAGGGGACCCTCCCGCCCACCGCTCTG GAGCCTCAAACTACTGTCATTCATAACCCCGCGGACGGCGCCAAG GAGTCCTCCGACAGCACCAACACCACCATTGAGGACGAGGACACCAAAG CCCGCAAGCAGGAGATCATCAAGATCACGGAGCAGCTCATCGAGGCCGTCAACAACGGGGACTTCGAAGCCTACGC GAAGATCTGCGACCCGGGGCTCACCTCCTTTGAGCCCGAGGCACTGGGCAACCTGGTGGAGGGGATGGACTTCCACCGCTTCTACTTCGAGAACT TGCTCTCCAAGAACAACAAGCCGATCCACACGACCATCCTGAACCCGCACGTTCACGTCATCGGGGAGGACGCGGCCTGCATCGCCTACATCCGCCTCACCCAGTACATCGACGCACAGGGCCGGCCCCGCACCAGCCAGTCCGAGGAGACCCGCGTCTGGCACCGCCGCGACGGCAAGTGGCAGAACGTCCACTTCCACGGCTCGGGGGCCCCCGTCGCCCCGCTGCAGTGA
- the CAMK2B gene encoding calcium/calmodulin-dependent protein kinase type II subunit beta isoform X3, whose product MATTVPCTRFTDEYQLYEEIGKGAFSVVRRCVKLCTGHEYAAKIINTKKLSARDHQKLEREARICRLLKHSNIVRLHDSISEEGFHYLVFDLVTGGELFEDIVAREYYSEADASHCIQQILEAVLHCHQMGVVHRDLKPENLLLASKCKGAAVKLADFGLAIEVQGDQQAWFGFAGTPGYLSPEVLRKEAYGKPVDIWACGVILYILLVGYPPFWDEDQHKLYQQIKAGAYDFPSPEWDTVTPEAKNLINQMLTINPAKRITAHEALKHPWVCQRSTVASMMHRQETVECLKKFNARRKLKGAILTTMLATRNFSVGRQTTAPPTMSAAAAGAPLGLVEQAAKSLLNKKADGVKPQTNSTKGSAGVTSPKGTLPPTALESSDSTNTTIEDEDTKARKQEIIKITEQLIEAVNNGDFEAYAKICDPGLTSFEPEALGNLVEGMDFHRFYFENLLSKNNKPIHTTILNPHVHVIGEDAACIAYIRLTQYIDAQGRPRTSQSEETRVWHRRDGKWQNVHFHGSGAPVAPLQ is encoded by the exons ATGGCCACCACCGTGCCCTGCACCCGTTTCACCGACGAGTACCAGCTCTACGAGGAGATCGGCAA GGGGGCTTTCTCGGTGGTCCGGCGCTGTGTCAAGCTCTGCACTGGCCATGAGTACGCTGCCAAGATCATCAACACCAAAAAGCTCTCAGCCAGAG ACCACCAGAAGCTGGAGCGTGAGGCGCGTATCTGCCGGCTGCTCAAGCACTCCAACATCG TGCGGCTCCACGACAGCATCTCCGAGGAGGGATTCCATTACCTCGTCTTTGACCT GGTGACGGGTGGTGAGCTCTTTGAGGACATCGTGGCGCGGGAGTACTACAGTGAGGCTGATGCCAG CCACTGCATCCAGCAGATCTTGGAGGCTGTCCTGCACTGTCACCAGATGGGGGTGGTCCACAGGGACCTCAAG CCGGAGAACCTGCTCCTGGCCAGCAAGTGCAAAGGGGCGGCGGTGAAGCTGGCGGACTTCGGCCTCGCCATCGAGGTGCAGGGGGATCAGCAGGCCTGGTTCG gatTTGCGGGCACACCCGGCTACCTGTCCCCTGAGGTCCTGCGCAAAGAGGCCTATGGCAAACCCGTGGACATCTGGGCATGTG GGGTCATCCTGTACATCCTGCTGGTGGGCTACCCGCCGTTCTGGGACGAGGACCAGCACAAACTCTACCAACAAATCAAGGCCGGGGCCTACGAT TTCCCTTCACCTGAGTGGGACACGGTCACCCCCGAAGCGAAAAACCTCATCAATCAGATGCTGACCATCAACCCTGCCAAGCGCATCACAGCCCACGAGGCCCTCAAGCACCCGTGGGTCTGC CAACGTTCTACCGTGGCCTCCATGATGCACAGGCAGGAGACAGTGGAGTGCTTGAAAAAGTTCAATGCCCGGAGGAAGCTCAAG GGTGCCATCCTCACCACCATGTTGGCCACCAGGAACTTCTCAG TGGGCAGACAGACCACCGCTCCTCCCACCATGTCGGCGGCCGCTGCCGGGGCCCCCCTGGGGCTGGTGGAACAAG CAGCTAAGAGCTTACTGAACAAGAAGGCGGACGGTGTGAAG ccccagacCAACAGCACCAAAGGCAGTGCCGGCGTCACCAGCCCCAAGGGGACCCTCCCGCCCACCGCTCTG GAGTCCTCCGACAGCACCAACACCACCATTGAGGACGAGGACACCAAAG CCCGCAAGCAGGAGATCATCAAGATCACGGAGCAGCTCATCGAGGCCGTCAACAACGGGGACTTCGAAGCCTACGC GAAGATCTGCGACCCGGGGCTCACCTCCTTTGAGCCCGAGGCACTGGGCAACCTGGTGGAGGGGATGGACTTCCACCGCTTCTACTTCGAGAACT TGCTCTCCAAGAACAACAAGCCGATCCACACGACCATCCTGAACCCGCACGTTCACGTCATCGGGGAGGACGCGGCCTGCATCGCCTACATCCGCCTCACCCAGTACATCGACGCACAGGGCCGGCCCCGCACCAGCCAGTCCGAGGAGACCCGCGTCTGGCACCGCCGCGACGGCAAGTGGCAGAACGTCCACTTCCACGGCTCGGGGGCCCCCGTCGCCCCGCTGCAGTGA
- the CAMK2B gene encoding calcium/calmodulin-dependent protein kinase type II subunit beta isoform X1, whose product MATTVPCTRFTDEYQLYEEIGKGAFSVVRRCVKLCTGHEYAAKIINTKKLSARDHQKLEREARICRLLKHSNIVRLHDSISEEGFHYLVFDLVTGGELFEDIVAREYYSEADASHCIQQILEAVLHCHQMGVVHRDLKPENLLLASKCKGAAVKLADFGLAIEVQGDQQAWFGFAGTPGYLSPEVLRKEAYGKPVDIWACGVILYILLVGYPPFWDEDQHKLYQQIKAGAYDFPSPEWDTVTPEAKNLINQMLTINPAKRITAHEALKHPWVCQRSTVASMMHRQETVECLKKFNARRKLKGAILTTMLATRNFSVGRQTTAPPTMSAAAAGAPLGLVEQAAKSLLNKKADGVKPQTNSTKGSAGVTSPKGTLPPTALEPQTTVIHNPADGAKESSDSTNTTIEDEDTKARKQEIIKITEQLIEAVNNGDFEAYAKICDPGLTSFEPEALGNLVEGMDFHRFYFENLLSKNNKPIHTTILNPHVHVIGEDAACIAYIRLTQYIDAQGRPRTSQSEETRVWHRRDGKWQNVHFHGSGAPVAPLQ is encoded by the exons ATGGCCACCACCGTGCCCTGCACCCGTTTCACCGACGAGTACCAGCTCTACGAGGAGATCGGCAA GGGGGCTTTCTCGGTGGTCCGGCGCTGTGTCAAGCTCTGCACTGGCCATGAGTACGCTGCCAAGATCATCAACACCAAAAAGCTCTCAGCCAGAG ACCACCAGAAGCTGGAGCGTGAGGCGCGTATCTGCCGGCTGCTCAAGCACTCCAACATCG TGCGGCTCCACGACAGCATCTCCGAGGAGGGATTCCATTACCTCGTCTTTGACCT GGTGACGGGTGGTGAGCTCTTTGAGGACATCGTGGCGCGGGAGTACTACAGTGAGGCTGATGCCAG CCACTGCATCCAGCAGATCTTGGAGGCTGTCCTGCACTGTCACCAGATGGGGGTGGTCCACAGGGACCTCAAG CCGGAGAACCTGCTCCTGGCCAGCAAGTGCAAAGGGGCGGCGGTGAAGCTGGCGGACTTCGGCCTCGCCATCGAGGTGCAGGGGGATCAGCAGGCCTGGTTCG gatTTGCGGGCACACCCGGCTACCTGTCCCCTGAGGTCCTGCGCAAAGAGGCCTATGGCAAACCCGTGGACATCTGGGCATGTG GGGTCATCCTGTACATCCTGCTGGTGGGCTACCCGCCGTTCTGGGACGAGGACCAGCACAAACTCTACCAACAAATCAAGGCCGGGGCCTACGAT TTCCCTTCACCTGAGTGGGACACGGTCACCCCCGAAGCGAAAAACCTCATCAATCAGATGCTGACCATCAACCCTGCCAAGCGCATCACAGCCCACGAGGCCCTCAAGCACCCGTGGGTCTGC CAACGTTCTACCGTGGCCTCCATGATGCACAGGCAGGAGACAGTGGAGTGCTTGAAAAAGTTCAATGCCCGGAGGAAGCTCAAG GGTGCCATCCTCACCACCATGTTGGCCACCAGGAACTTCTCAG TGGGCAGACAGACCACCGCTCCTCCCACCATGTCGGCGGCCGCTGCCGGGGCCCCCCTGGGGCTGGTGGAACAAG CAGCTAAGAGCTTACTGAACAAGAAGGCGGACGGTGTGAAG ccccagacCAACAGCACCAAAGGCAGTGCCGGCGTCACCAGCCCCAAGGGGACCCTCCCGCCCACCGCTCTG GAGCCTCAAACTACTGTCATTCATAACCCCGCGGACGGCGCCAAG GAGTCCTCCGACAGCACCAACACCACCATTGAGGACGAGGACACCAAAG CCCGCAAGCAGGAGATCATCAAGATCACGGAGCAGCTCATCGAGGCCGTCAACAACGGGGACTTCGAAGCCTACGC GAAGATCTGCGACCCGGGGCTCACCTCCTTTGAGCCCGAGGCACTGGGCAACCTGGTGGAGGGGATGGACTTCCACCGCTTCTACTTCGAGAACT TGCTCTCCAAGAACAACAAGCCGATCCACACGACCATCCTGAACCCGCACGTTCACGTCATCGGGGAGGACGCGGCCTGCATCGCCTACATCCGCCTCACCCAGTACATCGACGCACAGGGCCGGCCCCGCACCAGCCAGTCCGAGGAGACCCGCGTCTGGCACCGCCGCGACGGCAAGTGGCAGAACGTCCACTTCCACGGCTCGGGGGCCCCCGTCGCCCCGCTGCAGTGA
- the CAMK2B gene encoding calcium/calmodulin-dependent protein kinase type II subunit beta isoform X5: MATTVPCTRFTDEYQLYEEIGKGAFSVVRRCVKLCTGHEYAAKIINTKKLSARDHQKLEREARICRLLKHSNIVRLHDSISEEGFHYLVFDLVTGGELFEDIVAREYYSEADASHCIQQILEAVLHCHQMGVVHRDLKPENLLLASKCKGAAVKLADFGLAIEVQGDQQAWFGFAGTPGYLSPEVLRKEAYGKPVDIWACGVILYILLVGYPPFWDEDQHKLYQQIKAGAYDFPSPEWDTVTPEAKNLINQMLTINPAKRITAHEALKHPWVCQRSTVASMMHRQETVECLKKFNARRKLKGAILTTMLATRNFSAAKSLLNKKADGVKPQTNSTKGSAGVTSPKGTLPPTALEPQTTVIHNPADGAKESSDSTNTTIEDEDTKARKQEIIKITEQLIEAVNNGDFEAYAKICDPGLTSFEPEALGNLVEGMDFHRFYFENLLSKNNKPIHTTILNPHVHVIGEDAACIAYIRLTQYIDAQGRPRTSQSEETRVWHRRDGKWQNVHFHGSGAPVAPLQ, encoded by the exons ATGGCCACCACCGTGCCCTGCACCCGTTTCACCGACGAGTACCAGCTCTACGAGGAGATCGGCAA GGGGGCTTTCTCGGTGGTCCGGCGCTGTGTCAAGCTCTGCACTGGCCATGAGTACGCTGCCAAGATCATCAACACCAAAAAGCTCTCAGCCAGAG ACCACCAGAAGCTGGAGCGTGAGGCGCGTATCTGCCGGCTGCTCAAGCACTCCAACATCG TGCGGCTCCACGACAGCATCTCCGAGGAGGGATTCCATTACCTCGTCTTTGACCT GGTGACGGGTGGTGAGCTCTTTGAGGACATCGTGGCGCGGGAGTACTACAGTGAGGCTGATGCCAG CCACTGCATCCAGCAGATCTTGGAGGCTGTCCTGCACTGTCACCAGATGGGGGTGGTCCACAGGGACCTCAAG CCGGAGAACCTGCTCCTGGCCAGCAAGTGCAAAGGGGCGGCGGTGAAGCTGGCGGACTTCGGCCTCGCCATCGAGGTGCAGGGGGATCAGCAGGCCTGGTTCG gatTTGCGGGCACACCCGGCTACCTGTCCCCTGAGGTCCTGCGCAAAGAGGCCTATGGCAAACCCGTGGACATCTGGGCATGTG GGGTCATCCTGTACATCCTGCTGGTGGGCTACCCGCCGTTCTGGGACGAGGACCAGCACAAACTCTACCAACAAATCAAGGCCGGGGCCTACGAT TTCCCTTCACCTGAGTGGGACACGGTCACCCCCGAAGCGAAAAACCTCATCAATCAGATGCTGACCATCAACCCTGCCAAGCGCATCACAGCCCACGAGGCCCTCAAGCACCCGTGGGTCTGC CAACGTTCTACCGTGGCCTCCATGATGCACAGGCAGGAGACAGTGGAGTGCTTGAAAAAGTTCAATGCCCGGAGGAAGCTCAAG GGTGCCATCCTCACCACCATGTTGGCCACCAGGAACTTCTCAG CAGCTAAGAGCTTACTGAACAAGAAGGCGGACGGTGTGAAG ccccagacCAACAGCACCAAAGGCAGTGCCGGCGTCACCAGCCCCAAGGGGACCCTCCCGCCCACCGCTCTG GAGCCTCAAACTACTGTCATTCATAACCCCGCGGACGGCGCCAAG GAGTCCTCCGACAGCACCAACACCACCATTGAGGACGAGGACACCAAAG CCCGCAAGCAGGAGATCATCAAGATCACGGAGCAGCTCATCGAGGCCGTCAACAACGGGGACTTCGAAGCCTACGC GAAGATCTGCGACCCGGGGCTCACCTCCTTTGAGCCCGAGGCACTGGGCAACCTGGTGGAGGGGATGGACTTCCACCGCTTCTACTTCGAGAACT TGCTCTCCAAGAACAACAAGCCGATCCACACGACCATCCTGAACCCGCACGTTCACGTCATCGGGGAGGACGCGGCCTGCATCGCCTACATCCGCCTCACCCAGTACATCGACGCACAGGGCCGGCCCCGCACCAGCCAGTCCGAGGAGACCCGCGTCTGGCACCGCCGCGACGGCAAGTGGCAGAACGTCCACTTCCACGGCTCGGGGGCCCCCGTCGCCCCGCTGCAGTGA
- the CAMK2B gene encoding calcium/calmodulin-dependent protein kinase type II subunit beta isoform X7: MATTVPCTRFTDEYQLYEEIGKGAFSVVRRCVKLCTGHEYAAKIINTKKLSARDHQKLEREARICRLLKHSNIVRLHDSISEEGFHYLVFDLVTGGELFEDIVAREYYSEADASHCIQQILEAVLHCHQMGVVHRDLKPENLLLASKCKGAAVKLADFGLAIEVQGDQQAWFGFAGTPGYLSPEVLRKEAYGKPVDIWACGVILYILLVGYPPFWDEDQHKLYQQIKAGAYDFPSPEWDTVTPEAKNLINQMLTINPAKRITAHEALKHPWVCQRSTVASMMHRQETVECLKKFNARRKLKGAILTTMLATRNFSAAKSLLNKKADGVKPQTNSTKGSAGVTSPKGTLPPTALESSDSTNTTIEDEDTKARKQEIIKITEQLIEAVNNGDFEAYAKICDPGLTSFEPEALGNLVEGMDFHRFYFENLLSKNNKPIHTTILNPHVHVIGEDAACIAYIRLTQYIDAQGRPRTSQSEETRVWHRRDGKWQNVHFHGSGAPVAPLQ; the protein is encoded by the exons ATGGCCACCACCGTGCCCTGCACCCGTTTCACCGACGAGTACCAGCTCTACGAGGAGATCGGCAA GGGGGCTTTCTCGGTGGTCCGGCGCTGTGTCAAGCTCTGCACTGGCCATGAGTACGCTGCCAAGATCATCAACACCAAAAAGCTCTCAGCCAGAG ACCACCAGAAGCTGGAGCGTGAGGCGCGTATCTGCCGGCTGCTCAAGCACTCCAACATCG TGCGGCTCCACGACAGCATCTCCGAGGAGGGATTCCATTACCTCGTCTTTGACCT GGTGACGGGTGGTGAGCTCTTTGAGGACATCGTGGCGCGGGAGTACTACAGTGAGGCTGATGCCAG CCACTGCATCCAGCAGATCTTGGAGGCTGTCCTGCACTGTCACCAGATGGGGGTGGTCCACAGGGACCTCAAG CCGGAGAACCTGCTCCTGGCCAGCAAGTGCAAAGGGGCGGCGGTGAAGCTGGCGGACTTCGGCCTCGCCATCGAGGTGCAGGGGGATCAGCAGGCCTGGTTCG gatTTGCGGGCACACCCGGCTACCTGTCCCCTGAGGTCCTGCGCAAAGAGGCCTATGGCAAACCCGTGGACATCTGGGCATGTG GGGTCATCCTGTACATCCTGCTGGTGGGCTACCCGCCGTTCTGGGACGAGGACCAGCACAAACTCTACCAACAAATCAAGGCCGGGGCCTACGAT TTCCCTTCACCTGAGTGGGACACGGTCACCCCCGAAGCGAAAAACCTCATCAATCAGATGCTGACCATCAACCCTGCCAAGCGCATCACAGCCCACGAGGCCCTCAAGCACCCGTGGGTCTGC CAACGTTCTACCGTGGCCTCCATGATGCACAGGCAGGAGACAGTGGAGTGCTTGAAAAAGTTCAATGCCCGGAGGAAGCTCAAG GGTGCCATCCTCACCACCATGTTGGCCACCAGGAACTTCTCAG CAGCTAAGAGCTTACTGAACAAGAAGGCGGACGGTGTGAAG ccccagacCAACAGCACCAAAGGCAGTGCCGGCGTCACCAGCCCCAAGGGGACCCTCCCGCCCACCGCTCTG GAGTCCTCCGACAGCACCAACACCACCATTGAGGACGAGGACACCAAAG CCCGCAAGCAGGAGATCATCAAGATCACGGAGCAGCTCATCGAGGCCGTCAACAACGGGGACTTCGAAGCCTACGC GAAGATCTGCGACCCGGGGCTCACCTCCTTTGAGCCCGAGGCACTGGGCAACCTGGTGGAGGGGATGGACTTCCACCGCTTCTACTTCGAGAACT TGCTCTCCAAGAACAACAAGCCGATCCACACGACCATCCTGAACCCGCACGTTCACGTCATCGGGGAGGACGCGGCCTGCATCGCCTACATCCGCCTCACCCAGTACATCGACGCACAGGGCCGGCCCCGCACCAGCCAGTCCGAGGAGACCCGCGTCTGGCACCGCCGCGACGGCAAGTGGCAGAACGTCCACTTCCACGGCTCGGGGGCCCCCGTCGCCCCGCTGCAGTGA
- the CAMK2B gene encoding calcium/calmodulin-dependent protein kinase type II subunit beta isoform X2 yields the protein MATTVPCTRFTDEYQLYEEIGKGAFSVVRRCVKLCTGHEYAAKIINTKKLSARDHQKLEREARICRLLKHSNIVRLHDSISEEGFHYLVFDLVTGGELFEDIVAREYYSEADASHCIQQILEAVLHCHQMGVVHRDLKPENLLLASKCKGAAVKLADFGLAIEVQGDQQAWFGFAGTPGYLSPEVLRKEAYGKPVDIWACGVILYILLVGYPPFWDEDQHKLYQQIKAGAYDFPSPEWDTVTPEAKNLINQMLTINPAKRITAHEALKHPWVCQRSTVASMMHRQETVECLKKFNARRKLKGAILTTMLATRNFSVGRQTTAPPTMSAAAAGAPLGLVEQAKSLLNKKADGVKPQTNSTKGSAGVTSPKGTLPPTALEPQTTVIHNPADGAKESSDSTNTTIEDEDTKARKQEIIKITEQLIEAVNNGDFEAYAKICDPGLTSFEPEALGNLVEGMDFHRFYFENLLSKNNKPIHTTILNPHVHVIGEDAACIAYIRLTQYIDAQGRPRTSQSEETRVWHRRDGKWQNVHFHGSGAPVAPLQ from the exons ATGGCCACCACCGTGCCCTGCACCCGTTTCACCGACGAGTACCAGCTCTACGAGGAGATCGGCAA GGGGGCTTTCTCGGTGGTCCGGCGCTGTGTCAAGCTCTGCACTGGCCATGAGTACGCTGCCAAGATCATCAACACCAAAAAGCTCTCAGCCAGAG ACCACCAGAAGCTGGAGCGTGAGGCGCGTATCTGCCGGCTGCTCAAGCACTCCAACATCG TGCGGCTCCACGACAGCATCTCCGAGGAGGGATTCCATTACCTCGTCTTTGACCT GGTGACGGGTGGTGAGCTCTTTGAGGACATCGTGGCGCGGGAGTACTACAGTGAGGCTGATGCCAG CCACTGCATCCAGCAGATCTTGGAGGCTGTCCTGCACTGTCACCAGATGGGGGTGGTCCACAGGGACCTCAAG CCGGAGAACCTGCTCCTGGCCAGCAAGTGCAAAGGGGCGGCGGTGAAGCTGGCGGACTTCGGCCTCGCCATCGAGGTGCAGGGGGATCAGCAGGCCTGGTTCG gatTTGCGGGCACACCCGGCTACCTGTCCCCTGAGGTCCTGCGCAAAGAGGCCTATGGCAAACCCGTGGACATCTGGGCATGTG GGGTCATCCTGTACATCCTGCTGGTGGGCTACCCGCCGTTCTGGGACGAGGACCAGCACAAACTCTACCAACAAATCAAGGCCGGGGCCTACGAT TTCCCTTCACCTGAGTGGGACACGGTCACCCCCGAAGCGAAAAACCTCATCAATCAGATGCTGACCATCAACCCTGCCAAGCGCATCACAGCCCACGAGGCCCTCAAGCACCCGTGGGTCTGC CAACGTTCTACCGTGGCCTCCATGATGCACAGGCAGGAGACAGTGGAGTGCTTGAAAAAGTTCAATGCCCGGAGGAAGCTCAAG GGTGCCATCCTCACCACCATGTTGGCCACCAGGAACTTCTCAG TGGGCAGACAGACCACCGCTCCTCCCACCATGTCGGCGGCCGCTGCCGGGGCCCCCCTGGGGCTGGTGGAACAAG CTAAGAGCTTACTGAACAAGAAGGCGGACGGTGTGAAG ccccagacCAACAGCACCAAAGGCAGTGCCGGCGTCACCAGCCCCAAGGGGACCCTCCCGCCCACCGCTCTG GAGCCTCAAACTACTGTCATTCATAACCCCGCGGACGGCGCCAAG GAGTCCTCCGACAGCACCAACACCACCATTGAGGACGAGGACACCAAAG CCCGCAAGCAGGAGATCATCAAGATCACGGAGCAGCTCATCGAGGCCGTCAACAACGGGGACTTCGAAGCCTACGC GAAGATCTGCGACCCGGGGCTCACCTCCTTTGAGCCCGAGGCACTGGGCAACCTGGTGGAGGGGATGGACTTCCACCGCTTCTACTTCGAGAACT TGCTCTCCAAGAACAACAAGCCGATCCACACGACCATCCTGAACCCGCACGTTCACGTCATCGGGGAGGACGCGGCCTGCATCGCCTACATCCGCCTCACCCAGTACATCGACGCACAGGGCCGGCCCCGCACCAGCCAGTCCGAGGAGACCCGCGTCTGGCACCGCCGCGACGGCAAGTGGCAGAACGTCCACTTCCACGGCTCGGGGGCCCCCGTCGCCCCGCTGCAGTGA